In the Hordeum vulgare subsp. vulgare chromosome 7H, MorexV3_pseudomolecules_assembly, whole genome shotgun sequence genome, one interval contains:
- the LOC123409909 gene encoding uncharacterized protein LOC123409909 isoform X1 yields the protein MEPYFRDMTLQDLEMAEPKPLSSSSWLDPCLLVPFVGSGKEVLGRHVDPSDAAVVAENSNSNSMELENGMVHSKHDPHQSSDFIWNSTELVNSNGTSEEHCVRDMQEVILHQDEQPLVIELDPGKRDGVVLPGRNDNPDSSLNWLLGARGRAVLTSVRPNKKRKLLGADAGLEQLVVLPPLESDSGSRCDVCCLGESDAASNRMLQCNSCKVSVHQKCYGVQVEPDGYWMCALCERRLTQSDAGRIAFMPCVLCSTEKGALKPVKCEPGGIANGGNLNFAHLFCSLWAPEVFVEDTDSMEPITNIGDIPEKRTKMVCTICKIMRGACVRCSHGTCRACFHPICAREKKHQMEIWGKSGLKNVELRIFCSKHTRVRGISSIHHVNGVAEQDTTQVGLDDENFAQIRSKRKSKDKFMNFTSMSSSLSSLNKAQTTELVTSTCAVRGMESQQVQCTNMVVDQPTGAGNLVSNSGDVSTFLRKLIDQGKVSIGDIQSELGLSSESLEAALVPETSTFSPGLKLKIIKLLQNSIHVPPVQVKSLKEGSVAPEGPLDRSESKNVTDLQLGSELEEGISSFDHCFPDGDKANKDTDSVENCVHTCHDGGDDHISRQPFLTIDGHDYYIHPSIETMLQNLCDHIPNQNKQAKHYHVGELSYPPHDQNLGGSPTKHEQLTDIVAVDQASKAESLGILEHSPHDEIEGEIVYLQSRLLNDVVAMNQRYEDLVPKVVQSLSQEMDSSNKRKWDHIIVNQFLRDIREAKKRGNTERRHKEAQAILAATAPFAAPTSKDVNIRKEPENDAVPVKQESITKVHAGSLRLSQLTSLPQTKDPSFSNSKVSADTNFGIFDLAKFSKKNGLPCDVCMRRETVLNRVFLCTSCKAAVHLDCYQSRTNPTGPWKCERCQEMLSDAVVSDSQSDCSGLKSWLVQCGLCHGTSGALRKTTNGQWVHAFCAEWLLESSFKRGQCNSVDGMEGLLKGKDTCSICQHNVGTCLKCSTVGCQVTFHPACARDAGLYMNTKKFGSLWQHKAYCGNHSIEQKKVDSQQYGPAEVTIMKQMRVELERLRLLCERVVKREKEKKELLVCEHDILAVKRDYVAFSMRASCYTPAPGASSESATTSVNNNSYGGKRQRSDDITVRSDDVTVDSTIPRKHTIRFPVHSKDTDRNTADSSTSTISYKRKLDDVESLAHKNLQERAATALQKSEDGETKSTDNALQKSEDGETKSTDNALQKSEDGETKSTDNALRKSEDGETKSTDNALQILEDGETKSTDNALQILEDGETKSTDKKHEETAKKEPAITSYQALSQKQHPPKRLVYTRRGSSKKKQRSQDVVVQGPVGG from the exons ATGGAGCCTTACTTCCGGGATATGACGTTGCAGGATTTGGAGATGGCAGAGCCCAAGCCTCTCTCCAGCTCCAGCTGGCTCGATCCATGCCTCCTCGTGCCGTTTGTGGGCAGTGGCAAGGAAGTGTTGGGGAGACATGTTGATCCGTCTGATGCGGCCGTGGTCGCCGAAAACTCGAATTCAAACTCGATGGAGTTGGAGAACGGCATGGTGCATAGCAAACATGATCCACATCAGAGCTCAGATTTTATTTGGAACAGTACGGAGCTAGTCAATAGCAATGGGACTAGTGAAGAGCACTGTGTACGGGATATGCAGGAGGTGATTTTGCACCAAGACGAGCAGCCCTTGGTAATTGAACTAGATCCAGGCAAGAGAGATGGTGTTGTTTTACCAGGCCGCAACGACAATCCGGACTCCTCATTGAATTGGCTCCTCGGAGcaagaggacgggctgtgctcacTTCGGTGCGCCCAAACAAGAAGAGGAAGCTGCTGGGTGCAGATGCTGGGCTTGAGCAGCTTGTGGTCCTGCCACCCTTGGAAAGTGACTCTGGTTCaagatgtgatgtatgttgtttgGGAGAGAGTGATGCTGCATCCAATAGGATGCTCCAGTGCAATAGCTGCAAGGTGTCGGTGCACCAGAAGTGTTACGGTGTGCAGGTCGAGCCAGATGGCTATTGGATGTGTGCCTTGTGTGAACGGAGGTTGACACAGAGTGATGCAGGCAGGATTGCGTTTATGCCTTGTGTGCTTTGCTCAACGGAGAAAGGTGCTTTGAAACCTGTAAAATGTGAGCCTGGTGGAATTGCAAATGGGGGCAACCTGAATTTTGCACACTTGTTCTGTAGTCTATGGGCACCGGAGGTTTTTGTAGAGGACACGGACTCAATGGAACCGATCACAAATATCGGTGACATCCCAGAGAAGCGGACAAAAATGGTCTGCACTATTTGCAAGATTATGCGTGGTGCATGTGTTCGATGTAGCCATG GGACATGCCGGGCTTGCTTTCATCCTATATGcgcaagagagaaaaagcatCAGATGGAGATATGGGGAAAATCTGGGCTTAAAAAT GTTGAGTTACGGATATTTTGTTCGAAGCATACTAGAGTTAGAGGAATCAGCTCCATACACCATGTCAATGGTGTTGCTGAACAGGATACCACACAAGTTGGGCTGGATGATGAAAATTTTGCTCAAATAAGATCTAAACGCAAGAGTAAGGACAAATTCATGAACTTCACATCCATGAGCTCTAGTTTGTCCAGCCTAAACAAAGCGCAGACAACAGAGCTGGTTACCTCAACATGTGCTGTCAGAGGCATGGAAAGTCAACAAGTTCAATGCACAAATATGGTTGTTGATCAGCCTACAGGAGCTGGGAATCTTGTGAGCAATTCTGGTGATGTTTCTACATTTCTTAGAAAG CTAATTGACCAAGGAAAAGTTAGTATTGGTGATATACAATCAGAACTGGGTCTCTCATCTGAATCCTTGGAAGCTGCTCTTGTG CCTGAAACATCGACCTTCTCCCCTGgtctgaagttgaaaatcatcaagttGCTGCAAAACTCTATTCATGTGCCTCCTGTtcaagtgaaatctctaaaagaggGTTCTGTGGCACCGGAAG GTCCATTGGATAGAAGTGAAAGTAAGAACGTAACTGATTTACAACTTGGCTCAGAACTTGAGGAAGGCATCTCTTCATTTGATCATTGTTTTCCAGATGGTGATAAAGCTAATAAAGACACTGATTCAGTTGAAAATTGCGTGCACACTTGTCATGATGGTGGTGACGATCATATTTCTCGCCAACCTTTTCTTAC CATTGATGGCCATGATTACTATATTCATCCATCTATTGAGACAATGTTGCAGAATTTGTGCGATCATATTCCGAATCAAAATAAACAGGCTAAACATTATCATG TAGGAGAATTATCCTACCCTCCTCATGACCAAAACCTTGGTGGTTCACCAACAAAACATGAGCAATTAACAGATATAGTTGCAGTTGATCAGGCTTCTAAAGCAGAGTCATTAGGTATTTTGGAGCATTCACCCCATGACGAAATAGAAGGAGAGATAGTTTATTTACAATCCAGGCTActcaatgatgttgttgctatgaACCAGAGATATG AAGATCTTGTGCCTAAGGTTGTCCAgagtctttctcaagaaatggatTCTTCCAATAAAAGAAAGTGGGACCATATCATTGTGAATCAGTTCCTTCGTGATATAAGGGAAGCTAAGAAACGCGGCAACACAGAGAGGAGACACAAAGAAGCTCAGGCTATCCTAGCTGCAACTGCACCTTTTGCTGCACCCACCTCAAAAGATGTAAACATTCGGAAAGAGCCAGAAAATGATGCTGTGCCTGTCAAACAAGAG AGTATTACCAAAGTCCATGCTGGATCTTTAAGACTCAGCCAATTGACTTCGTTGCCACAAACAAAGGATCCATCATTTTCTAACAGTAAAGTCTCAGCAGATACTAATTTTGGCATTTTTGATCTGGCAAAATTTTCCAAGAAAAATGGTCTTCCGTGTGATGTGTGCATGCGACGTGAGACCGTACTGAACCGAGTGTTTCTCTGCACAAGCTGCAAG GCTGCTGTCCACTTGGACTGTTACCAGAGTCGAACGAATCCCACCGGCCCCTGGAAGTGTGAACGTTGCCAAGAGATGCTATCAGATGCTGTCGTGTCAGATAGTCAATCGGACTGCAGTGGTTTAAAATCCTGGTTGGTGCAGTGTGGTTTGTGCCATGGTACATCAGGAGCTCTTCGTAAGACAACAAACGGGCAATGGGTTCATGCTTTTTGTGCCGAG TGGCTCCTGGAGAGCTCATTCAAAAGGGGACAATGCAATTCAGTAGATGGAATG GAGGGTCTTCTCAAGGGGAAAGACACATGCTCGATCTGCCAACATAATGTTGGCACATGCTTGAAG TGCAGCACTGTAGGCTGTCAAGTTACTTTCCACCCTGCATGTGCTAGAGATGCTGGTCTTTACATGAACACAAAAAAGTTTGGGAGCTTGTGGCAACACAAAGCATATTGTGGCAATCACAGTATTGAGCAAAAAAAG GTTGACTCTCAACAATATGGACCCGCGGAAGTCACAATCATGAAACAAATGAGG GTTGAATTGGAAAGATTACGTCTTCTTTGCGAGAGGGTTGTTAAAAGAGAAAAGGAGAAG AAAGAGTTGCTTGTATGTGAACATGATATACTTGCTGTGAAGAGGGACTATGTTGCCTTCTCGATGCGGGCTTCATGTTATACGCCTGCACCTGGAGCAAGTTCAGAATCTGCCACTACTTCTGTTAATAACAATTCGTATGGTGGAAAAAGGCAAAGGTCGGATGATATCACAGTGAGATCAGACGATGTGACAGTGGATAGTACTATTCCCAGGAAACACACTATCAGGTTTCCAGTGCATAGCAAGGACACTGATAGGAATACAGCTGACAGTTCGACATCAACAATATCATACAAGCGTAAGTTGGATGATGTGGAATCACTCGCTCATAAGAATCTTCAAGAAAGAGCAGCTACTGCCTTGCAGAAATCAGAAGACGGAGAAACAAAGTCAACAGATAATGCCTTGCAGAAATCAGAAGACGGAGAAACAAAATCAACAGATAACGCCTTGCAGAAATCAGAAGACGGAGAAACTAAGTCAACAGATAATGCCTTGCGGAAATCAGAAGACGGAGAAACAAAGTCAACAGATAATGCCTTGCAGATATTAGAGGACGGAGAAACAAAGTCAACAGATAATGCCTTGCAGATATTAGAGGACGGAGAAACAAAGTCAACAGATAAAAAG CATGAAGAAACAGCTAAAAAGGAGCCTGCTATTACATCTTACCAAGCTCTGTCGCAGAAACAACACCCTCCAAAGAGACTTGTTTATACTCGCCGTGGCTCCTCCAAAAAGAAGCAACGGAGTCAGGATGTTGTAGTACAAGGGCCTGTTGGTGGATAG